A stretch of Natator depressus isolate rNatDep1 chromosome 2, rNatDep2.hap1, whole genome shotgun sequence DNA encodes these proteins:
- the ZBTB14 gene encoding zinc finger and BTB domain-containing protein 14, giving the protein MEFFISMSESIKYNDDDHKTVFLKTLNEQRLEGEFCDIAIVVEDVKFRAHRCVLAACSTYFKKLFKKLEVDSSSVIEIDFLRSDIFEEVLNYMYTAKISVKKEDVNLMMSSGQILGIRFLDKLCSQKRDVSSPEENAQSKSKYCLKINRSIGESNDNQDDEVEEIGDHDDSPSDVTVEGTPPSQEDGKSPTNTLRVQEAILKELGSEEVRKVNCYGQEVEPMETTESKDLGSQTPQALTFNDGISEVKDEQTPGWTTAAADMKFEYLLYGHREQIACQACGKTFTDEARLRKHEKLHTADRPFVCEMCTKGFTTQAHLKEHLKIHTGYKPYSCEVCGKSFIRAPDLKKHERVHSNERPFACHMCDKAFKHKSHLKDHERRHRGEKPFVCSSCTKAFAKASDLKRHENNMHSERKQITTANAIQSETEQLQAAAMAAEAEQQLETIACS; this is encoded by the exons ATG gagTTTTTCATCAGTATGTCTGAAAGCATTAAATATAATGATGATGATCACAAAACTGTGTTTCTGAAAACATTAAATGAACAACGTCTGGAAGGAGAATTCTGTGACATAGCTATTGTGGTAGAAGATGTGAAATTCAGAGCGCACCGGTGTGTGCTTGCTGCATGCAGTACCTActtcaaaaagcttttcaagAAATTGGAGGTTGATAGCTCATCAGTAATAGAGATAGATTTCCTTCGTTCTGATATATTTGAAGAGGTTCTAAATTATATGTATACTGCAAAGATTTCAGTTAAGAAGGAAGATGTAAATTTGATGATGTCATCAGGTCAGATTCTTGGGATTAGGTTTTTGGATAAACTCTGTTCTCAGAAACGTGATGTATCTAGTCCCGAAGAAAATGCCCAATCCAAGAGTAAGTATTGTCTGAAAATAAATCGATCTATTGGAGAATCTAATGATAACCAAGATGATGAGGTTGAGGAAATTGGAGATCATGATGATAGCCCATCAGATGTGACAGTAGAAGGAACTCCTCCAAGTCAGGAAGATGGGAAATCCCCTACTAATACACTAAGAGTTCAAGAAGCAATTCTGAAAGAGTTGGGGAGTGAGGAGGTTCGAAAAGTAAACTGCTATGGTCAAGAAGTGGAGCCCATGGAAACAACTGAATCAAAAGACTTAGGATCTCAAACCCCTCAAGCTCTAACATTTAATGATGGCATAAGTGAAGTGAAAGATGAACAGACACCAGGATGGACAACAGCAGCTGCTGACATGAAGTTTGAATATTTGCTTTATGGTCACAGGGAACAGATTGCATGTCAAGCGTGTGGTAAGACATTTACTGATGAAGCACGATTGAGAAAACATGAAAAGCTTCATACTGCTGATAGACCATTTGTTTGTGAAATGTGCACTAAAGGGTTTACCACACAGGCTCACTTGAAAGAGCACCTGAAAATCCATACAGGTTACAAGCCTTATAGCTGTGAGGTTTGCGGAAAGTCTTTTATTCGAGCTCCAGATCTGAAAAAGCATGAAAGAGTCCATAGTAATGAAAGGCCATTTGCATGCCATATGTGTGATAAAGCTTTCAAGCACAAGTCCCATCTAAAAGATCATGAAAGACGACACCgaggggaaaaaccttttgtctGCAGCTCTTGCACTAAAGCATTTGCTAAAGCATCTGATCTAAAAAGGCATGAGAACAATATGCACAGTGAAAGGAAACAAATTACTACAGCCAATGCCATCCAGAGTGAAACAGAACaattacaggcagcagccatggcAGCTGAAGCAGAGCAGCAACTTGAAACTATAGCTTgtagttaa